In Candidatus Methylomirabilota bacterium, a genomic segment contains:
- a CDS encoding SDR family NAD(P)-dependent oxidoreductase codes for MLVEPLRGKVGVVTGGASGIGRALAAGLAGEGVRVVVADLDERGMAATVEAIRSRGGQALAVRADVSDRAQVQALADRAVGAFGRVHILCNNAGVAVWGGLEAATHRDWQWVLAVNLWGVIHGLEAFLPRMIAQGEGGHILNTASMAGLVASQGLGVYNASKYAVVGLSETLAKDLRSYGIGVSVLCPMGVATQISASERNRPPALRNEAPGAAEPVDLMGRTLAPETVAAMAIAAVRENRLYVITHEEGLEPLRRRFQRLEQAVLSQET; via the coding sequence ATCCTGGTCGAACCGCTCAGGGGCAAGGTCGGCGTCGTCACCGGCGGCGCCAGCGGCATCGGCCGCGCGCTCGCTGCGGGCCTCGCGGGGGAGGGCGTCAGGGTCGTCGTCGCGGATCTCGACGAGCGTGGGATGGCCGCCACCGTGGAGGCGATCCGCTCGCGCGGCGGCCAAGCACTCGCCGTTCGCGCCGACGTCAGCGATCGCGCGCAGGTGCAGGCGCTCGCCGACCGTGCCGTGGGCGCCTTCGGGCGCGTTCACATCCTCTGCAACAATGCGGGCGTGGCCGTCTGGGGCGGTCTCGAGGCCGCGACCCACCGTGACTGGCAGTGGGTCCTCGCCGTCAACCTCTGGGGCGTCATCCACGGCCTCGAGGCGTTCCTGCCTCGTATGATCGCCCAGGGCGAGGGAGGCCACATCCTCAACACCGCGTCGATGGCGGGGCTGGTCGCCAGCCAGGGCCTCGGCGTCTACAACGCCTCCAAGTATGCCGTCGTGGGTCTCTCCGAGACGCTGGCCAAGGACCTCCGGTCCTACGGCATCGGCGTCTCCGTCCTCTGCCCCATGGGCGTGGCGACGCAGATCAGCGCCAGCGAGCGGAACCGGCCGCCGGCCCTCCGCAACGAGGCGCCGGGCGCCGCCGAGCCGGTCGACCTGATGGGGCGCACGCTGGCGCCCGAGACCGTGGCCGCGATGGCGATCGCCGCCGTCCGCGAGAACCGGCTCTACGTCATCACCCACGAGGAAGGCCTGGAGCCGCTCCGGCGCCGCTTCCAGCGGCTCGAGCAGGCCGTCCTTTCCCAAGAGACCTGA
- a CDS encoding response regulator: MRSILIVEDDADTRHALGEYLTTLFPEARVVMTESGETGLELARRTRPSVVLLDLRLRGMGGFDFAERLRELPSGAAVPIVALTGDMSPDTLLRAEAAGFIAFLRKPADMDRLETVLRPLLEGTSRRAN, translated from the coding sequence ATGCGCTCGATCCTCATCGTCGAGGATGACGCCGATACCCGCCACGCCCTCGGCGAGTACCTCACCACGCTCTTTCCCGAGGCGCGCGTAGTGATGACGGAATCGGGCGAGACCGGGCTCGAGCTGGCCCGGCGGACCCGGCCCAGCGTGGTGCTGCTCGACCTGCGTCTGCGGGGCATGGGAGGGTTCGATTTCGCCGAGCGACTGCGCGAGCTGCCGTCCGGCGCCGCCGTGCCCATCGTCGCGTTGACCGGCGACATGAGCCCGGATACCTTACTCAGGGCCGAGGCGGCGGGCTTCATCGCCTTTCTGCGCAAGCCGGCGGACATGGATCGCCTGGAGACGGTGCTCCGACCCCTGCTGGAGGGCACGTCCCGCCGCGCGAACTGA
- a CDS encoding RidA family protein codes for MSKELAVVHHADRRTDVVMPYAPGIIVRRGHLVFLSGVTAAPVYHSHPHRDEEFDLPSTMKEQASLTMENLKKTLEAAGCTLADLVAATRYLTDVAEQDDLNRVWAQYLRGHLPTTTTVEVSRLATHARCKLEISAIAVTGGPGRARRGTRAAARAEAARPPRRGPRR; via the coding sequence ATGTCGAAAGAGCTCGCGGTCGTCCACCACGCCGACCGGCGAACCGACGTGGTGATGCCCTACGCGCCGGGAATCATCGTCCGCCGCGGCCATCTCGTCTTCCTCTCCGGCGTCACCGCCGCGCCCGTCTATCACAGCCATCCGCACCGCGACGAGGAGTTCGATCTGCCGTCCACCATGAAGGAGCAGGCGAGCCTGACGATGGAAAATCTCAAGAAAACCCTGGAGGCGGCGGGGTGCACGCTGGCCGACCTCGTCGCCGCCACGCGTTACCTCACCGACGTCGCCGAGCAGGACGATCTCAACCGCGTGTGGGCGCAGTACCTGCGCGGCCACCTGCCGACCACGACGACCGTGGAAGTTTCGCGCCTGGCGACGCACGCGCGCTGCAAGCTCGAGATCAGCGCCATCGCCGTCACCGGCGGGCCCGGCCGGGCCCGTCGAGGGACGCGCGCGGCGGCGCGGGCCGAGGCGGCCCGGCCGCCGCGTCGAGGGCCCCGACGCTGA